The DNA segment CTAATGACCTAAACGAAATGAGCGAAAACCTACGTTTAATGATTGAAGACGTTAAAAAAGCTTCCACTGATGTAAAATCTTCAAGTGATAACGTTATTATTAGTTCAGAAATTATTTCCGCGATGACAACAGAAATGGACATTGAAATGAAAATGATGGGTGAACAAATTCAAACACAAATCGGTAGCATGAAAGAAAGTACAGATGCCATGGATCAAATGACAGGTGGCGTTCAAAACGTTGCTGAATATGCCCTAAAAGTATCTGACTTAACAAAAGACTCCGCAGAAAAAACGAACGATGGAATTGCAGTTATTAATAATTTAGTATCACAAATGGACCGTATCAGTGGTGTTATGCGTTCAAGTACAGACGTAGTTTCTCAATTAGTTAACCGTGTTGGTGAAGTGGAAAAAGCACTGGATACTGTTACAAATATCGCTGATCAAACCAATTTACTTGCCTTAAACGCTGCAATCGAATCTGCTCGAGCTGGCGAACATGGTCGTGGCTTTGCTGTCGTAGCTGAAGAAGTTCGTAAGTTAGCAGAACAATCTCGCCTTGCTGTAGTAGATATTAATACTGTCTTGAAAAAAATTCAAACAGAATCAAAAACAACTATCGAAGTAATGAATACAGGTCTATCTGAATCGGAAGCAGGCCAAAAAATCATTTCTGAAACAGAAGCAACATTTACAGATTTACTCAACCGTGTCAACGATATTTCTGCCCAAATGCAAAACGTCTCTCAAGAAACTGAAGAGATGGCAGCAGGAATTGAGGAAGTAAATACATCTATTAGCGATGTAACAGAAATCTCCAATCAAATTGGTGAAAAATCTACAGCTGCACTTGAATTTGCCGAAGTAAATAAAATGAAAGTGGACGAACTAGTTGTTATCTCAGAAGAAATGCAAAAAATTTCTGGTTCATTAGAAGGGTATATCGCCAACTTCAATACCGAAGTGAGCGAAGAAGTGGTCGAAGTACAAGAAGAAACAGAAACAAAAGATCCCGGAGAGCCAGTCCTAGCAGAAAATGTCTAGGTAGCATGTAGAAATGCGAATTTGGATAAAATCGTTGCTTGTTATTACAGCGTGTATATTTAGTTTGACCCTTCTAAATACGAAATATACCTTTTATGCACCAAACGTCAAACTCGAAAGCGCTAAGGTAGTTTATAAACTAGATAGAGAGCCTTTTAATGTAAAGCTTGATGTGCCACTCGTCAATCAAATGGATGCACCAACGTTATTTAATGGCTGTGAAGTGACAAGTTTAGCAATGCTCTTGCAGTTTGTAGGGAAAAATGTAACGAAGAATGAACTTGCAAGCAATCTCCCAACAACGCCAATTGAACAAAACGGTCTATATGGTAATCCAGACAAAGCGTTTGTTGGGAGTATTAGCGGTGATAAAAAAGGTCTTGGAGTCAACCATGCGCCAATCGCCAAACTTGCAGCTAAATATGTAAGTGAAGCACATGTACATGATATTAGTGGTAATGCTATTTCAGATATTATTAATGTTCTCAGTACAGGTGCGCCCGTCTGGATTATTACGACCACAAATTACCATGCACCTAAAAATTGGCAAACAGTAGAAACTAAAGAAGGTAAGAAGAAAATTACTTATTCCATGCACAGCGTCGTGATTACCGGTTATGATAAAACTAATTTTTACATTAACGACCCATATGGTTATAAAAATCGTGCTGTAAAAAGAAGCATTTTAGAAGAAGGCTGGTCTGCGATGGGAAAACAAGCCATTTATTTAAGTAAATCATAAAAAAACGTTGGAAAGCATTATCTGTGCTCTCCAACGTTTTTTTATATTTTTTTCTTAAGAAATAACACTAGTGCTAAGATAACAAGGAATACTCCAATAATAATCGGCCAAATCGAAAACGCGTCACCTGTAGAAGGAAGTAGAGCACCATTACTCGTATCACCTAAAGCAGAAACCGCATTAGCTCGAAAATAAACCAAACCGATCGAAAACAAAATTACGATACTAGACACTATTTTTTTTGATAAAACCATATAGTCCGCTCCTTTTTATATCATAACTATATTATTAGTCATTTGTTATTTTTTGTCAATGTATAGACCAATTTTAGCTAAACGGCTATATATAATGCTTGACCTAGTATACATATTATTGTAAAATGAATTTGTTTCCTTGAAAAGTATTGAAGGAGGATTGTACAATTAAATAGAAGCGCCAGAACTGATTGGGACGAAAATACTTGAAGGTGAAATTCCTGAAAAGTAACGGTCAGTTGACGAGGAGGAGATTAATCGAAAGTTCGGCGGGAGTCTCCCGGCTGTAGCATGCAGTCGTTAAGTCTTACTTACAAAACATTTGGGTGACCAAATGGACAGAGTAGTAATGAAATATGTGTAAAAACCCTCCAAGGAAACAAAAAAATATAGAGGGCTGGAAATTGGATAAGTCTGCCCTCAAGTTAATTATTGGAGGAATTTATTATGTGTGGAATTGTTGGATATATTGGAACAAACAATGCAAAAGGTATTTTATTAGAAGGACTTGAAAAATTAGAATATCGTGGTTATGATTCAGCTGGAATCGCCTTACAAAATAAGGACATAGTCACAGTTGTTAAAGAAAAAGGACGGATTGCTGATCTCGCAAGTCTAGTACCAAGTGACGCTTTTGGAACTACTGGAATTGGTCATACTCGCTGGGCAACTCATGGTAAACCAAATCACGAGAACGCCCACCCGCACCAAAGCAAATCTGGTCGTTTTACTATCGTTCATAATGGCGTAATCGAAAACTATTCCCTTTTAAAAGAAGAATATTTACAAAATCATTCATTTATTAGTGACACAGATACAGAAGTAATCGTACAGCTCATTGAATTATTTGCAGAAGAACTTTCTACAAAAGAAGCCTTCAAGAAAGCTCTTTCTTTACTTCACGGTTCATACGCAATTTGTTTGATTGACCAAACTGATACAGAAACTTTGTACGCAGCAAAAAACAAAAGTCCATTATTAATCGGAAAAGGCGAAAACTTCAACGTTATCGCAAGTGATGCAATGGCAGTTCTTAAAGAAACTGACCAATTCGTGGAAATCATGGATAAAGAAATTGTTATCGTAACAAAAGACGGATTCACTTTAGAAACACTAGAAGGGGAAGAAGTTATTCGTGCGAGCTATACTGCAGAATTAGACGCATCTGATATCGAAAAAGGCACTTACCCACACTATATGTTAAAAGAAATCGACGAACAACCAGCTGTTACACGCAAAATCATTCAAGCTTATCAAAACGAGGTTGGTGAAATTAACGTCAATCAAACTATTATTGATGAAATTTTATCTTCTGACCGTATTCATATTGTAGCTTGTGGTACGAGTTATCATGCTGGACTAGTTGGGAAAAACTTAATCGAAAAAATGGCCAAGATTCCTGTAGAAGTACATGTTTCCAGTGAGTTTGGTTATAATTTACCACTAATGTCTAAAAAACCATTATTCATTTTTATTACACAAAGTGGGGAAACTGCCGACAGCCGTCAATGTCTTGTAAAAGTGAAAGAACTTGGCTACCGCACTTTAACATTAACAAACGTACCAGGTTCCACGCTGGATCGTGAAGCAGATCATTCCATGTATTTATATGCAGGACCAGAAATTGCTGTTGCATCCACAAAAGCTTATACAGCCCAGATTTCTGTTTTGGCAGTACTTGCGGTGTCACTTGGTCGTGAATTGGGTGATGCAGAAGCACTTAATATTAATTTAGCTGCTGAATTAGGTATAGTTGCAACTGCAATGGAAGCAATGGTTTCTAGCAAAGAAGTTATTGAACATATTGCGGGTGAATATTTAGCCACTTCTCGAAATGCCTTTTTCTTAGGTAGAAATATTGATTACTTTGTTGCAATGGAAGCTGCCTTAAAATTAAAAGAAATTTCTTATATCCAAGCAGAAGGTTTTGCAAGTGGAGAATTGAAACACGGAACTATTGCGTTAATTGAAGACGGGACACCAGTTTTAACGCTTATCACACAAGAATCTATTAACTGGAATATTCGTGGGAATGTTAATGAAGTATTAGCACGTGGAGCAAAAACTTGTGTGTTCGCTATGGAAAACGTTGCGCAACCGGGCGACCGCTTTGTCATTCCACAAGTACATCCTTTGTTAACGCCACTTGCAAGCGTAATTCCTTGCCAGTTACTTGCTTACTATGCCGCGCTTCACCGTGACTGTGACGTTGATAAACCAAGAAACTTAGCAAAAAGTGTTACTGTAGAATAACTTTTTTAAGACCTTTTCGAAAATGGAAAAGGTCTTTTTTTTATGTAATCAATAAATTTGCACGCCTCCTGTGTTATGCTATAAACTGGAGAAGAATGGGGGAAATCAGCCAATGGAAGTATCACACGTAACGCTCGCACCAAATAAAGATAGTCGTCCCGCAGTTTTAACAATCGGTAAATTCGACGGAGTTCATCTCGGTCATCAAACCATTTTAAAAACAGCCTTATCTATCAAAAAAGAACATGAAATATTAACAGCTATTAGTTTCAGTCCGCATCCACTTTGGGCTTTAAAACAAATCGAAATATATCGCGAAATGCTCACACCAAGAATGGAAAAAGAACGATGGTTAGCGCATTACGGCGTTGATCATCTTATAGAAACAGCTTTCACGCCAAGATACGCGGAAACTACACCCGAAGAATTTGTCTCGAATCATTTGACCAACCTCAATTTATCCCATATTATTGTCGGTTCTGAATTTAATTTTGGTAAAGGTCGTGATTCTGATGTAGATTTACTCCGGAATCTTTGTAAGCCCTATGGTATTTCAGTGACTTCTGTCCCAGTAATCGAAACAAACCAAACAAAAATTAGCTCCACCAATATTCGTTCCTATATTCGCCGTGGTCATTTTCAAGAAGCAGAACAACTTCTTGGTCATCCGTGGTACATTACTGGATTAGTAGAAAATGGTGTAATGATTGGTTTAGACGATTATGTCCTTCCAGCTAGCGGCACTTTTCAAACGGAAAATGGTCTTGTAAAAGTAACCAATAATCGAACCATCCAATTAGATATGCCAGATGGACTTCAACAAATACATATGAAAAACGAACTTTCCAAATAATTTGGAAAGTTTTTCTTTAGATTTCGATAAATGAAAGTTCTTATTTGAATAAATTGTATATTAAAGAGAAAATTTTGATAAAACTATGCAAATTGTTTATAGATTCTAGAAAAATTAATGTTATAATATAAATTGACTATTAAAAAGGGAGGTTTTATATTATGAATCCAAGAAAATCAGAATTCGTTCTAACATTAATCGCAGGAATCACTGGTATTATTGCTGGAATTACTGGGATTGCAGGCGGAGGGCTTCTAGCTGCTTTTTCAGGAAGTGAAGAACTATCTAATGCAGCATCTTTAACTACTGCTGATAGCGAAGCACTTGCTGCTGCAGGTGGTTTAACAGTTGTTTTTTCCGTGATTGCATTAGTTGTTGGTATTGCTTTGATTATTTTCGCTGTATTAATTAAGCGTAATGCAAAGTTATTTGGAATTTTAACGCTAGTAGCTGGTGTTGGAGGTTTCTTATTGGTAGGCTTACTTTGGATCGTTCCTGGTATACTTGCTATTATTGCTGGTATTATGTGCCTTGCAAGAAAAGTTCCAACTTTCGAATAGCCATAATTAGAGAATAGACTGTAACAAGATGAGAAATCATTTTGGTTACAGTCTATTTTTAAACCTACAAATATTAATCTATCTAAGCAATAGTCCATTTTGGAAAAAAGATTTTTAATCTTTCATCGCTGGTAATTTTATCATTAATTTAAATGTATGATGATCAAATCGATAATCAATTGTGCCGTGAACGCGCGATACTTCTCGTTTGATTAATGCAGTACCACTTTCTAGCTTCGGTCTAAGGAATAGATTGTCCATAATTTTTTGGCTAGGTTCGCTTGTTGCATTCGAAATTTCAAATAAAAACAAGCCACTTTGTTGTTTTAAGCGCCATGTAACCCAGCTGTTTTTTTCTAATGCGGCAGCTTGTTTGGCGTTAGCTAGAATAGCCGACATAACTGGCAAAAGCGCATTATTTTTAAATGGTAAATCAGACAAAGGAGCTTGAAAATCTGTACGAAAGGTAATTTGAGCTAGCCGCATTTCTTCTTCTATTGACACAAGCCAAGCGGATACATCTGGCCGTTCATTTTTAGTTAACTGGAAAAGGGTATGAGAATGATAGTTTTTATGCCGCTCAGCTTGAAGTAAATGAACAAAACGTTCTAAATGAGCCACTTTTTTTTGAAGTTGTTCGTTTCTTTGTTCCAGATTGCCAAGTTGAAATAGGGCAAATAAAAATAAAAAAAGAAGCGCCCAACCAGATAATGGACTCTCAAAAATAACAGCTATTACTAATCCAGCAATCATAAGCCCGACTAGCCAGCTAGAATGTTTAGGAAGTGGTGTTTTAACAAGGAATATAAATGTTATCATTGCCAACAATAAAAAGCATATTAACCAAATAATCCCCGGCATCATATAAATACTAGTAGCTGTATACAGTAAACACAACCCCGCCAAAAAAAGACGCATGTTGCAACCCCCTCCTAAAAATAGTTTTCTTGCAAATATTTAAGTTTTTCCTTCGTTACGAGCGCTTTACCACTGCTCCCTTCAAAAATGACCACAAAAGATTTCTTAGAATAAGAAGCAAAACGTTTCACATATTGTAAATTAATAATAAATGAACGATGAGAACGGATAAACATGCTTTCACGAATATCTCCCTCAAGTTCACCCAGTGATTGGTAAGTTTCGTAAGTTTCATTTATTGTATGTATAGTCGTTGTTCGTCCAGTTCTTTCAAGAAAAATAATCTCTGCTTTTGGCACGACAACAAGATCTCCATCAGAGCGAATAAAAAGTCGTCCTGTAACTCGGCCAGCATCTTTTTTTTCTGTAAAACGGTCAATGCTTTGAATTAAACGATCTGGATTAAAAGGTTTTAAAATATAATCATGGACGTTAAGCTCAAAAGCATGAACTGCATAGCCACTTTTTGCTGTGACGAAAATAACGGCAGTTTTCATATTATTTAATTGGATAAAATCAGCTAATTGGTAACCTGACATACCAGGCATTTCAATATCTGTTATAAGTAAATCTACAGGTGTTTTTTGGATAGAATGGTATACTTCATCAGCAGAATTAGCTTTCAAAATAAGCTCCACGTTCTCCATATTATTTACAATTAATTCCAATTTTTCTAAATCTCGTGGGTTATCATCCACAATTCCTACAGTAAGCATTTTTTCACCTCTCCCTAGTTCATTATAAACAAACTCCCTCTTAAAAACACCCTTTTCACGACATAATTTGCTCCTTTTACGACAAAAAGCTCGTTTTAAATAGGATTTAGGGTATGATTTAGTTATTAGAAAAAATGAGGGGGCATAAATATGATTGATGTAGTAAATGTGACAAAAAAATTCCAAGATCGTAAAAAATCAACTACAGCTGTCGACCATGTTTCATTTCATGTAGGAAAAGGACGAATTGTTGGCTTAGTTGGTGAAAACGGAGCTGGAAAAACAACTATTTTGCGTAGTATCGCCACATTAGTATCACAGGATGAAGGAACAATCTCTGTCGCTGGATATGATACTTTAAAACAAGCAGAAGAAGTTAAAAATCATATTGGTGTATTATTCGGTGGGGAAACAGGACTTTATGATCGTTTAACTGCACGGGAAAACCTGCTTTATTTCGGTGGATTATATGGTTTGCCAAAACATACGCTAAAAAATCGTATTGATGATTTATCACAGCGGTTTGGCATGCGAAAAGAATTAGATCGAACAGTTGGTGGTTTCTCACGTGGAATGCGCCAGAAAGTAGCGATTGCAAGAGCAGTAATTCATGATCCAGAAGTTATCTTATTTGATGAACCAACTACGGGTTTAGATATTACAAGCGCAAATGTATTCCGAGATTTCACGCGCCAGCTACAAAAAGAAGGAAAAACGATTATTTTTTCCAGTCATATTATGGATGAAGTGAGAAATTTGTCTGATGATTTAATTTTGATGCACCAAGGTCAGCTATTGTATAGTGGCACAGCGGAAGCGTTATATGAAAAAGAAGGAACCGATGATTTGAATTATATTTTCATGTCAAATATTGTCCGAGGTGAAACATATGTCTAAAAAAAGCCAGTTTTCTCATGTATATAAAAAAGAAATGCTGGAAATATTTCGGGATAAAAGAACTTTTATTCTCGTTGTTTTCTTACCGATGCTTATTTTTGTAGGATTGATTTTATTTTATGAAAGCTTGCTCACGAGTTCTGACAACGAAGTAACTGTAGCAGTCAATAAAACTGCTGATTCAGCGCTATTAAATCAATTACACGAGCAAAACAAAGAGATGACATTTGAAAAAGTGAATAATCCAAAAGAATCTGCTGCAAAAGGGGATGCCAATATTGCGATGATTGCAGACGAAGACGCCTTAGCAAAAATGGAAAAAGGAGAATCAGCTTCCTTCATTCTCTATAGTGATTCATCGGATAAAAATTCAGCAGCAGCAGTCGGTATGTTAAATGCACAACTAGAAGTCATTAACAAAGCAGTAACAGCAGACCAGCTAGCAAAAGCCAATATCTCTACACAAGTGTTGGATTTAATGAGCGTCGAAGTAAAACCATTATCAAATGGATCAACAGAAATTGAAGCTTCTCGAATGATGCTGACTATACTTTTACCAATGCTCTTATGTCTGGGTGTAACTATTGGAGCTTATCCAGTTGTATCCGAACTTTTTGCGGGAGAGAAAGACAAAAAAATTATTGATGCCTTACTGGTAACTCCGGTAAAACGTGGTACCCTATTATTTGGTAAATGGGCTGTCGCAATGACGGTAAGTTTGTTTACGGCGATTATCTCATTAGCAGCCACTTTACTTGTAATTTTCTTTGCAACTACACATTTGCGAAAAGCTTTGGATGCGATGTCTAGTCCTATTACTATTTTTGTAGTTGGAATGCTCGCAGTAATTTCTTTTGCAGCTTTGATTGTTAGTATTCAAACGATTGCAGCCATATTTGCAAAATCAATGAAAGAAGCAAATAGCTATCAGAGCCCTATTATGATGTTGGCGATTATCCCATCATTTGTCCCTATGTTTATCAGTTTAAGTCAAACAACTACTGCGATGTTTTTCATTCCACTTGCAAACATTTCATTCTTGCTACGTGAAATGATATATGATCAATTTGTCTGGAGTCATTTACTGGCGACACTCGCATCAAATCTTATCTTAGCTAGTGTTTTCTTAATTCTAGCAAAACGAATTTATAGTAATAATAATTACTTGTTATCAAAATAATAGCGTTAAAATATAATTTATCTTAAAAAGTTAGAGTTCGCATCTAACTTTTTAAGATTTTTTTTTTGGAGCAAAATAATGTAAAAACATCCTTAAAAAAGCTGATTTCAACACTAAATAAAAAATTGTCAAATTTCTTTAATCGAAAAATAATGTTTTGTGATTTTTAGGGTTTTAATTTGTCACAAAATGTTCAAATCTGAATTAGAAATATGTGTATAAGTTACTTTCAAAATATATTTTAGTATACACTTTAAAGGGAATAAAACAAACAGGAGGTACATTCATGAAAAAAGCTTTTAAATGTCTATCAATAGTAGCTATAAGTTTAAGTGTTATTGGTGGAAGCCCGCTTACAAGTTTAGCATTTGAAAATGACAAGCAGACATCAAATGAAGAG comes from the Listeria welshimeri serovar 6b str. SLCC5334 genome and includes:
- a CDS encoding ABC transporter permease; translation: MSKKSQFSHVYKKEMLEIFRDKRTFILVVFLPMLIFVGLILFYESLLTSSDNEVTVAVNKTADSALLNQLHEQNKEMTFEKVNNPKESAAKGDANIAMIADEDALAKMEKGESASFILYSDSSDKNSAAAVGMLNAQLEVINKAVTADQLAKANISTQVLDLMSVEVKPLSNGSTEIEASRMMLTILLPMLLCLGVTIGAYPVVSELFAGEKDKKIIDALLVTPVKRGTLLFGKWAVAMTVSLFTAIISLAATLLVIFFATTHLRKALDAMSSPITIFVVGMLAVISFAALIVSIQTIAAIFAKSMKEANSYQSPIMMLAIIPSFVPMFISLSQTTTAMFFIPLANISFLLREMIYDQFVWSHLLATLASNLILASVFLILAKRIYSNNNYLLSK
- a CDS encoding ATP-binding cassette domain-containing protein is translated as MIDVVNVTKKFQDRKKSTTAVDHVSFHVGKGRIVGLVGENGAGKTTILRSIATLVSQDEGTISVAGYDTLKQAEEVKNHIGVLFGGETGLYDRLTARENLLYFGGLYGLPKHTLKNRIDDLSQRFGMRKELDRTVGGFSRGMRQKVAIARAVIHDPEVILFDEPTTGLDITSANVFRDFTRQLQKEGKTIIFSSHIMDEVRNLSDDLILMHQGQLLYSGTAEALYEKEGTDDLNYIFMSNIVRGETYV
- the glmS gene encoding glutamine--fructose-6-phosphate transaminase (isomerizing), with amino-acid sequence MCGIVGYIGTNNAKGILLEGLEKLEYRGYDSAGIALQNKDIVTVVKEKGRIADLASLVPSDAFGTTGIGHTRWATHGKPNHENAHPHQSKSGRFTIVHNGVIENYSLLKEEYLQNHSFISDTDTEVIVQLIELFAEELSTKEAFKKALSLLHGSYAICLIDQTDTETLYAAKNKSPLLIGKGENFNVIASDAMAVLKETDQFVEIMDKEIVIVTKDGFTLETLEGEEVIRASYTAELDASDIEKGTYPHYMLKEIDEQPAVTRKIIQAYQNEVGEINVNQTIIDEILSSDRIHIVACGTSYHAGLVGKNLIEKMAKIPVEVHVSSEFGYNLPLMSKKPLFIFITQSGETADSRQCLVKVKELGYRTLTLTNVPGSTLDREADHSMYLYAGPEIAVASTKAYTAQISVLAVLAVSLGRELGDAEALNINLAAELGIVATAMEAMVSSKEVIEHIAGEYLATSRNAFFLGRNIDYFVAMEAALKLKEISYIQAEGFASGELKHGTIALIEDGTPVLTLITQESINWNIRGNVNEVLARGAKTCVFAMENVAQPGDRFVIPQVHPLLTPLASVIPCQLLAYYAALHRDCDVDKPRNLAKSVTVE
- a CDS encoding LytR/AlgR family response regulator transcription factor; the encoded protein is MLTVGIVDDNPRDLEKLELIVNNMENVELILKANSADEVYHSIQKTPVDLLITDIEMPGMSGYQLADFIQLNNMKTAVIFVTAKSGYAVHAFELNVHDYILKPFNPDRLIQSIDRFTEKKDAGRVTGRLFIRSDGDLVVVPKAEIIFLERTGRTTTIHTINETYETYQSLGELEGDIRESMFIRSHRSFIINLQYVKRFASYSKKSFVVIFEGSSGKALVTKEKLKYLQENYF
- a CDS encoding methyl-accepting chemotaxis protein, whose translation is MNLIKNRKLKTKLSINIVITTIMLIGLGATSFLGFRHVAELSDNMVDNNVAPMKEIAKIQTNMAQINIDILTMFDTINGKATLIKDIDTLYAENDQAIHNFKKANLTAEDKKQLAYFEEKLADMKSSASSVISDTSSALDDAELLGAQNRYYQNVKTKFDDATKQLNVLNEMNYNEVEKSSQAISDFGVKISLIFTAVIIAVLISLFVFNAYITKVILKGIRHLQTAVHKVASGDLSYRSTYNGRDELGDITNDLNEMSENLRLMIEDVKKASTDVKSSSDNVIISSEIISAMTTEMDIEMKMMGEQIQTQIGSMKESTDAMDQMTGGVQNVAEYALKVSDLTKDSAEKTNDGIAVINNLVSQMDRISGVMRSSTDVVSQLVNRVGEVEKALDTVTNIADQTNLLALNAAIESARAGEHGRGFAVVAEEVRKLAEQSRLAVVDINTVLKKIQTESKTTIEVMNTGLSESEAGQKIISETEATFTDLLNRVNDISAQMQNVSQETEEMAAGIEEVNTSISDVTEISNQIGEKSTAALEFAEVNKMKVDELVVISEEMQKISGSLEGYIANFNTEVSEEVVEVQEETETKDPGEPVLAENV
- a CDS encoding FAD synthetase family protein; translated protein: MEVSHVTLAPNKDSRPAVLTIGKFDGVHLGHQTILKTALSIKKEHEILTAISFSPHPLWALKQIEIYREMLTPRMEKERWLAHYGVDHLIETAFTPRYAETTPEEFVSNHLTNLNLSHIIVGSEFNFGKGRDSDVDLLRNLCKPYGISVTSVPVIETNQTKISSTNIRSYIRRGHFQEAEQLLGHPWYITGLVENGVMIGLDDYVLPASGTFQTENGLVKVTNNRTIQLDMPDGLQQIHMKNELSK
- a CDS encoding GHKL domain-containing protein, which translates into the protein MRLFLAGLCLLYTATSIYMMPGIIWLICFLLLAMITFIFLVKTPLPKHSSWLVGLMIAGLVIAVIFESPLSGWALLFLFLFALFQLGNLEQRNEQLQKKVAHLERFVHLLQAERHKNYHSHTLFQLTKNERPDVSAWLVSIEEEMRLAQITFRTDFQAPLSDLPFKNNALLPVMSAILANAKQAAALEKNSWVTWRLKQQSGLFLFEISNATSEPSQKIMDNLFLRPKLESGTALIKREVSRVHGTIDYRFDHHTFKLMIKLPAMKD
- a CDS encoding C39 family peptidase; this translates as MRIWIKSLLVITACIFSLTLLNTKYTFYAPNVKLESAKVVYKLDREPFNVKLDVPLVNQMDAPTLFNGCEVTSLAMLLQFVGKNVTKNELASNLPTTPIEQNGLYGNPDKAFVGSISGDKKGLGVNHAPIAKLAAKYVSEAHVHDISGNAISDIINVLSTGAPVWIITTTNYHAPKNWQTVETKEGKKKITYSMHSVVITGYDKTNFYINDPYGYKNRAVKRSILEEGWSAMGKQAIYLSKS
- a CDS encoding LPXTG cell wall anchor domain-containing protein, whose translation is MVLSKKIVSSIVILFSIGLVYFRANAVSALGDTSNGALLPSTGDAFSIWPIIIGVFLVILALVLFLKKKI
- a CDS encoding DUF4064 domain-containing protein gives rise to the protein MNPRKSEFVLTLIAGITGIIAGITGIAGGGLLAAFSGSEELSNAASLTTADSEALAAAGGLTVVFSVIALVVGIALIIFAVLIKRNAKLFGILTLVAGVGGFLLVGLLWIVPGILAIIAGIMCLARKVPTFE